Genomic DNA from Perca fluviatilis chromosome 12, GENO_Pfluv_1.0, whole genome shotgun sequence:
ttctaaaatgttattttgttttccaaaatgtaaatttgttttccaaaatgttattttgttttccaaaatgtaaatttgttttccaaaatgttattttgttttccaaaatgtaaatttgttttccaaaatgtaaaagtgtttcattctttgtaatgttgcattgcacttcccggccaccgtagcttagggaccgtctacaagctacaacaccgaaaagagatacaaaaatatttattaatttaatgattaaataataataataataataataataataataataataataatatctctTTTCGGTATTGCACTCGTCTTGCGAGTGGTCACTCACCACCAGAagtaaacataaaaaacaaaaagtaaacaaaagctaaattagcacaacttttatgcatttctttcacatctactgcctatccatgtgaagtgattccttccgagtgaacacagtgaatctgaaaGTTGTGCTAATTTAGCTCTGTTTAGATCCGGTGTTGAGACGGAAAGACTTGGGGACTGTCTACAAACTACCGAAAAAAGATGCAAAAATATTTACtgatttaatgattaaataagtcTCAAAACTTACATCACTTATAACTtatctcctgctagttgtactacagcacttacttttaaaaaataagcatatgcctatttttgaaaatatgtttgtatctcttttcggtgttgtagtttgtagacagTACCGAAGCACTCGTGTTGCCTTCTCaccaccggaactaaacagagctgaaagaaattcataaaagtcataataaacGACTTTTATGAATTTCTTTCACAtttactgcagtcagattcactgggcgctattttaatgatctgaaaaGCAAGTAGCTTTgtccgacgcaaatctaaaatgggttggtctgaagtagctaggtgtggtttgggcgtaacgtgcaataaaccaatcagagcgtcatctcacattcccttttaagagcaggcgcgcttgttccatggcggattgctattataacagTGGATTTGCTTAGTGCATGCCAGCGGGAGTTGTCCGGGATGCgccaaagtaataaatgcccattcttgaccgggtggcgatgttgctgcggcctcttggGCGCATCttctcaagtctggagaggattgctgcagctaTGGAGTGTGGGCCTCCAAATGCACCACCTGCTTTTGTTgttccccttcctcctccccccccactccatctccatccacccgctccaccaggagcacatcgccactcaagtgtccaatcccgccgtagttcaacatcacgtctctttaagtcctctaatatttcctcatttatgtcatcaacacatccatgattcatggaaatgttgtgtaaaacacaacaagccacaaagaatgctgcggctttttgaggactgtactgtaaagtgcctcctgaccgatccaaacacctgaagcgcattttcagtaatatttttccttgtaattatgtatggtttgcaaaaatgggaactgctgcatccgtgtagataacggtacagatccatttgACCGTGCGATGCTTCTGTCGCGCCGCGCTCCActttattcctatgggtgatGTCAAGTGACTTCAACATGCACGCAAAGCCTCCCAGGAAGGCGGTGCTGCATTTGAAAAAGTGCTGTGCATCCAAAAGCTGGCCAatgcccatctttatgcaaaAGAATCCATTGGACgtgactatccagtagaagtagacgaaaatctttcaaactgacctttgttgatctgaaatgaagacagattcagcaactgcacggcctatttctctcttaaaatgttttcagaaacacgttttagtgaactatttttgtaaaatactagATTGTATTCTCAATACGCTGCCAGTCAgggggcgtggagcatcaacaaTGGATGTGTGATGTCGCGACACCACACTTCAGTCGTGTCAGGCAAATGGATCTGTACTGCAAGAGAAGCaaggtgtatgcgcgttgtgcactagcttcattatggccaagcatgcgcccctaaaatagcattttAATAACGttccactgactttagactagcaccactgactttagactagcgccactgactttagactagcgccactgacttatgactagcaccactgagtttagactagcgccactgagtttagactagcgccattgactttagactagcgccattgactttagactagcgccattgactttagactagcgccattgactttagactagcaccactgactttagactagaaccactgactttagactagcaccactgattttagactagcgccactgactttagactagcgccactgactttagactagcgccactgactttagactagcgccactgagtttagactagcaccactgactttagactagcgccattgactttagactagtaccactgactttagactagcgccactgactttagactagcgccattgactttagactagcgccactgactttagactagtgccactgactttagactagcgccactgactttagactagcgccacttactttagactagtgccactgactttagactagcgccactgactttagactagtgccactgactttagactagcgccactgactttagactagcgccactgactttagactagcaccactgactttagactagtgctactgactttagactagcaccctgactttagactagcgccactgactttagactaggtttttcctggtctgtggcggaaatgttttctgaaactgcaaaatagcaccagggaactttTGCGCCAGAACATacccctcctctttttgctgaaccacCCCCGAGcaagttcattccctaatttaccgacgtgcgtctgtggagggaaaagtccgctgtgcgtcaggtgcaaaataggaatgatacatacGTCAGtggtacaaaggcaattgcgctgagtgcaagatatgGCCCtctgtgttcactcggaaggaatcacttcacatgggtagacacttgtaatgacatcttGAACATGTTAAGAAGCTAAAAGCACGTTTGaaacttgccctgtttcagcctcctgggtgctaacactagcaggaggataacactgTGTAGGCAGCACCGATTATTAtcatttttctcgctactgacagcactccaaatttacaaacaacagagctatgtgttgaaatcgactggaattctcctttaacgtCCCGTACATCTGCTCTTGACTGATTGCATCACGCGGAAAGATAAATTACGTCCTGATAGGGATTAGGGAGAAAAGAAATTATGTTAGGTTTCTGAAGGAAGGATGGGAGGAGCTTGTATTTAAATTATCTAtataatgtattaataatacaaaCAGAAGACATGCAACACTGCCTCACAGAAGTTAAATAACAAAAGCCAGTTTGCTACGGACAGGCAGAGGTCGATCAACTTCACATGCTTCACTCAGTCTGCTGCCGGCCGGCACAATGAAGGTCTCCTCCCTCCTTTATCCAGGGAGCTGAATGAGCACAAGCAATAACCGACCAAGCTGGAGAAGGGACGgaggaggcacacacacacaacaaaaaatacaaactgcTACGTAACAAGAATCtaactttctcttttttccaacattgtcTTGAAGATCCCTGCCCTCCTGGTTGGACTCAGTTTGGCTCTCGCTGTTTCAGTTTCTACCTCCAGGGAAAGAGTTGGAGCGATGCAGAGGTACAGCAGTTTTATTGAGACTGTCCTGACATATATTTAGATTTCTAGTGGCGGTgtcctctagtggccgtagtagttatgacaggagcaaaaaataaatcactttacttcctgctttgctgctgtcataactactacggccaTTAGAGGGCGCCACCACTATAAACCTAAATATGAGTACTAATTTCTGCTTGAACTAACGACTTATGGgactgttttttgggggggacaGTCTCTAAAAGTATTAATACTTTGTTatagtgaaagtcctgtattgttCAAAGGTATGTCAGTGTAAAAATTAGATATCCTGAGATCGCATCTGTTAAAATTGTGATTAGGTTTATGtatttttctgaaatgtttttaacCTATTTGAATGTTGTCTCCATTAGAACTACTGCTTGTTTAAAGGTGGGAATCTGGCTTCAGTCCACTCAGTAGAGGAATATGAATTCCTCAAAACCTACATTAACCAAGTGGGCGGTAAAATCGACAGTACCTGGATGGGAGGCTTTGACTCAGTGCAGGTGAGACTTTTATCATCACAGGACATGATGTCACTCATCTCTAAAGGTATCGAGAAAATTAAATTTGATGGATTTCACTTTGAACCAATCTTTCTCCTCTAGGAGGGCATGTGGATGTGGACTGATGGATCCATATTCGACTACGAACACTGGGCTCCGGGGCAGCCTGACAACTCCCATGGAGGGGAGAACTGTCTTGAGAGCCATCtgggtaaaaaacaacaacatataaaacatcttgtcttttaaataaacatgatgATGCAAAAAATGACCTCTAAACTTATAGCAGGCGGTCATATGTTCCAGTCTGAAAGATAAAGTTAGATATTAAAACTCTGGAAACTCTCTCTACAGACACATGGAATGACGATTCGTGTGACAGTAAAAATACTTTCGTGTGCTCCAAGAACCTGTGAGGCCTCCCACCATCATGATCTCACTACAGCTCATCTATAATCTCTATCATTGATTCACTTTCAGTTTGTTCTGCAGACAGAAACAGCtctctgctgacagactcacttTCACTTGTTTATTATCTGAAGAGTTAGGAAACGATTCACATTTGAGATTTAACATTAGAAGGAAACTGATTCTCTGAGCTGGACAAAAACATAATCAGTTATTTGACTTTTAATCTagtaaataacacaaaatgaaatacagaaaacattcaaatactCTGACATCTTTTCCATTTTAGTTAACTGAATATTGTCTGTTATAAACAATGTCCACTGATCTcataaaataaaacttaaacaCTTATTTGATTTCTCTCTAAAAGTTAATGTTCTGATTGATACAACTCTCATCAGAAGTTCCCTTCGAGCAgacattagcttagcttagcattaagactggaaacagggaggaacatctagcctggctctgtccaaaggtaacaacatCCACCTACCAGACATGAGTGGTGACGATCTTCCCATCAAAAATGTCCAAATAGAAAATAAAGTCCAAATGTTGTCTGAACGTTCTGTGATACAAGAGGAGTTTCTGGTGTGTTGGGTTCTTTATTCATCTGTTTTCCTTCACTTTATAATCaataagcattaaaaaaataaaagacatattgTCACAAACAGTGTCTGGTCCTGACTTACTGACTCTTTTTCTTTAAAGTGACAAATAGTTATATAATTGTAAATAATGTTATTGCTTTTCttaaataattacaataaaaacaaggtTAAGATATTAATCCAATATACAAATAAACCCATTGATGAATAGATTAAATAATAGCATAAAGTTTATTTTAAAgggttgtgtttctttttcttttaagtcATGAATTTTCTCTTACGGGATAAAATTACAGTTTTGTGTGTGACCACCGGGTGGCGCATTGACACAGGAAATGCTTATAGAAatcaacagccacattaacagGTGTGTGGCAAAGGGGAAGGCAAACAGCTTGTTACCATGTCAGTAGTATGGTTTGATTTGTAGCTAGCATGGctctctgtccaaaggtaaccaACATCTACCTACCAGACATGAGTGGTGACGATCTTCTCATCGAAAATAAATGTCGATGACAGACTGAATGATGGCTGAGTAGAATGTGGTCAGCAGCTCCTTAGACAGATTAAACTTCCTTAGCTGTCGTAGGAAGTATAACCTCTGCTGGGCCTTTTTCTGGACAGAGTCAATGTGGGGAGACCATTTTAGGTCCTGTGAGATGGTTGATCCCAGGAACCCAAAGATTCAAAgtcctttattaatcccacaatggggaaattcacaagTGGAAAAATAGAAGACACACGTTAACACAcagtaataaatataattaaagaaAGTAAACATTAAATAgtaaatactgaaatgtatttacagtaatTGCACATGtcacatgttttattttatgtgttATGTTTTATCAgccctggtgtgtgtgttttttccatGTGGTCTACTGGGAGCAGTGCTGATTTTAGAGTCTGACAGCAGACCTGCTGTATCTCTCCGTGACGCAGCATTGGTGCAGCAGTCTGTCACTGAAGGAGCTGTTCAGTGCTGACAGAGTGTCCTGCATGGGGTGCGAGGAGTCATCCATCATGGAGGACAATTTAACCACTATCTTCCTGTCTCCCACCACCTCCACGGCGTGAAGGGGGCAACCAAGAACAGAGCTGACCTTCTTAATCAGCCTGTCCAGTCTTTTCCTGTCTGCCACTGCAACGCCACTGCCCCAGTAGACCACTCCATAGAGAATGGCTGATGCCACCACAGAGTCATCGAATGTCCTCAGGAGTGCCCCTTGCACCCCAAAAGACCTGGGTCTTCTCAGTAGATACAGTCTGCTCTGGCCTTTTTTGTAAAGTGCTGTGGTGTTGtcagtccagtttattgttgAGGTGAACACCCAGGAACCCATATGATTTAACCATACTGATGTCCGTACCCAGGATGTTCACAGGATGTGAAGAGTATTTGCTCCTGCGAATGAGGTCAACAACTGCGGAGTCATCAGAGAACTTTTGTAGGTGGTAGTTTCCTGAGTGATAGGTGAAGTCTGCAGTGTAGAGGGTGAACAGGAACGGGGCCAGGACTGTTCCTTGTGGGGCACCTGGGGCTGTAGATAACTTTGTCAGACGCACAGCCCTGTTTCCTTACAAACTGAGGTCGGTTGGTGAGGTAGTCCAATATCCATCCGGTGAGGTGGAGGTCCACCCTCGTCCGCTCCAACTTTTCCCTCAGAAGCGTTGGTGTTGAAAGCGCTGGAGAAATCATAGAACATGATTCTCACAGTGCTTCTAGCCATTTCcaggtgggagagagatttgTGGAGAAGGTATATGATAGCATCATCCACCCCAGTGCCAGGGTGATAGGCAAACTGAAGTGGATCCATGGATGTGCTCACCAGCGGGCGGAGATGGACCAGGACCAGAGTCTTCATCAGGTAGGATGTCAGTGTAGCTGTTGAGATCGCTGGGATTTGGCACAGGCACCACGCAGGATGTCTTCCAGAGCTGTGGCACCCTCCCTAGCTTCAGGCTCAGGTTGAACATGTGTCCCACTATCCTGCACAGCTGATCTGCACAGGACTTGAGAAGCCTGGAGCTGAGGCCATCAGGACCCGCTGTTCTCCTCACCTTGATCCTCCGTAGCTCACTCCTCACCTGGTGAGGAGGAcaggttgggggaggggggctaTTTGTTGGAGGTTGTGAGTGGGGAAGTGATGGCGTGGGTGTGAAAAACCCCAGAGGGTAGAGACAGTGGTGTTTGCTGCAGCAGGGACGACTGAACGGGAGgagcagggacggactgacaatttgtgcgttctggaaaagtTGAGAACGGCCATCCAACCGACGgccgtcggcacaaaaaaaaaaaaaactctattaaagcaatattaacagccaacagcagggggcgcaaatACAAGCACttagcaaagggtggctactttgaagaatctaaaatataagatatgttttcagttatttcacacttttttgttaagtacataattccatatgtgttcattcatagttttgatgccttcagtgagaatctacaatgtaaatagtcatgaaaataaagaaacacattgaatgagaaggtgtgtccaaacttttggcctgtactgtatgctacatgtaaaaataaaactgaagaagaagagtcggcctacatcattagacgCCTTTATCCCTAtttagcgaattgcatagtcagctcaacatgagtgtgcatcatgattatgaaaatgatcgtgccatttagttttgtcaaacttaacgtatttaataatttctgttaggttaattttaaacattaaatgcgttagaaatgaatcgcgcgttgtatatgagaggttgtagtgaactcagttttgctgctaggatgaagactatggtattaaattaaacgggaaaacatcaggcatgcattggtaccactctaaacgtgctaacaaacagggaagggggctaaataattcagcaaatttaaccaaaaaatcctagcttgcactttctgtctgtcttccatcagagtgcagtttttccttgtctttcatatttgcgtttactattgtggaactggcaaagacctggtggttggTCTGACTTTAATCAGAGAGTCATGGAGAAATTTGCTGGCCAGAAGGAAAGGAGAGCAACATTTATGTTCAAGTAGTTAATATGTTTTTTGGTGGTGGGTGGGAGGATATAGTTTAAAAAACTCAGTCAGAGTCACTATCTTCTTATGTTTGTAACTTGAATATGTATCGTATTGTCTTGCTCTTCTTAAATACACAGTTGTTTAAATAAAGTACTGCTGGTTGTTTTGCCCAGTTGTGCTGCTTTCTATTTATTCCCCCCCTCACCAAAAATGCactttcaaattcgtgggatttttccctttcccatttagtggagtagaagtctacagtgaaaaaaaggaaatacccAAATGTTCCACCTCTTACTGGAAAAACGTTTATGTAACAAGTGTTTCCTTGTTTTTTATAAGCACCATCATGTCATTCAGGAATTAGAACATGTTCTCAGATTTCAATATTTCAGATGCCACGTC
This window encodes:
- the LOC120570552 gene encoding galactose-specific lectin nattectin-like → MASGFPFALLLCLSIGLLAPSCYGQTSCPDPCPPGWTQFGSRCFSFYLQGKSWSDAENYCLFKGGNLASVHSVEEYEFLKTYINQVGGKIDSTWMGGFDSVQEGMWMWTDGSIFDYEHWAPGQPDNSHGGENCLESHLDTWNDDSCDSKNTFVCSKNL